The genomic DNA AAGTTCAAATAGAATAGACCCCAATATATACTCTCAATGCAATTATTATTGGATTTTGTGGCATGAATGAAATCCACCAAAAGAAGGATCATTTCCTATTTGAAAGTTGAATAACTCTGATGGAAAACACTTGCTCCCATATGTATGGTCCATAGTTACCTTGGCTTTATTGGTACCAAATGTTATTGATCTCAAACCAAATGATTCATTTACACATTCACAAACCAGAATTCAAAACTTAGTGCAATGTCGatatatcaaaaaaagaaaattgaaaggaTAGGATTTAACTTACAGATCGAAGTAAACATTGTTTGTGTGCATGTCAGATAAACACAAAGTTGCCATTCTCAACAAACAGAAATTGAAGTGACCCAAATTTGGTCGTATCAATATTATTCTTATTAATACTTGTGTATCAATAATTACTAATATAACAATAATCTcttgtctatatttatttatacagAAAGAGTTAATTGTGATtgtgattgagataatgcttaaTTCACCCTtgcactatatatatatgtatatatatcgtACGTTATAGTGTTGgtttaggttttatatttttcttatgcaaaatataataataactgagATATTATATATTCtcaatttattagtatttatttttccACCTTATTTAGGGAGAAGAGTTAATTAAATATACTGTACTAGTTGAGCAAAGATTCGATGgagcttaaaataaggaaaagtgaCCTCAtttaattcaaaaactaaaaaagttcACTTTGATTATCATAGTATTTAGGGATATCAGGCAATATATATATGCaacttctcttttttatttagtGAAAGTAAAGAAGTTTGATTCTTTTTGTAAATGTATGTTCCTTTTTTACTTGAACTCAACttgtaatatatatctatattacaACTTTTTTAGATATCTATGTAATCCAACTTTCTAATTCTATGCATaagtaaatatttaaatttgtataaaattaacTAAGTAGACACATGCGTCCTACGTTATATCCTATATGTCATGAATGACGCCACTTAGGACATGTGTGTTTAATTGTTCAAATGATAGATTTGAGGGTAAGGAGAAATTACAATTCTACCAATAACTAAGGGATTAATTAAAATGACTGCAATAAATTATACATAACATTAAGCTCAACACGAAATGATAGAAGTACAAGCACACTAGTACTTACTAGTCCAAATTTGGAAGTACTTAAtcataataacaacaacatatatgtatatatatatagtgatttAATTTCCATCCCTTTTACCAAGCAGTATAACCAACTGATTGAGAACGTCTAGGTATGATCATGGAAGATGTGACAGTCTTCAAATAAACCCCAATACTCTCAATGCAATTATCAGTTTTAGTGCCATGAAATCCACCAAAAGAACGATCCTTTCCAATTTCCAATTTGATCTCTTTTTCATATGGTGAGTTTTTTTTGCTCCCATATGGTCCATAGGTACCTTTATTAGTACCAAATGTTATTGATGTCAAACCAAATGATTCATCATCACATGTGCCACTTACAAGAGTAAGAAATTCTGATGTATAATCCAACACAACCTAATTCATAAATCACAGTCAATGAGAAAATATcctattttatcatttcaacTATATCCAAAATGGCTGAGTCACACCTCAACTTAATTAAtggggggtcctattacccctgaactaattaaaagtgtaattttgacaccctta from Capsicum annuum cultivar UCD-10X-F1 unplaced genomic scaffold, UCD10Xv1.1 ctg81808, whole genome shotgun sequence includes the following:
- the LOC124895398 gene encoding jacalin-related lectin 2-like isoform X1, which encodes MNLIKVGPAGRPYGSVWEEKEKGELAKIFVFYDDTKIYSLQFLFIQNDNFVLSDIHGSPLQRMFTSVVLDYTSEFLTLVSGTCDDESFGLTSITFGTNKGTYGPYGSKKNSPYEKEIKLEIGKDRSFGGFHGTKTDNCIESIGVYLKTVTSSMIIPRRSQSVGYTAW
- the LOC124895398 gene encoding inactive protein RESTRICTED TEV MOVEMENT 1-like isoform X2, with protein sequence MEVFGKKRKKVVLDYTSEFLTLVSGTCDDESFGLTSITFGTNKGTYGPYGSKKNSPYEKEIKLEIGKDRSFGGFHGTKTDNCIESIGVYLKTVTSSMIIPRRSQSVGYTAW